In the genome of Fusobacterium necrogenes, one region contains:
- a CDS encoding PDDEXK-like family protein, with amino-acid sequence MWNYRIFFENLNLINKKYKLLNSNQEDFNIFSILRNEYDEVNLHSRFLVELLKNKNYGKKILELFLEKLGVEGIKVKKYQVFSEYSVKQNGRIDILFKLYSDEKRKIIIIENKIYAGDQYEQLKRYYDSMRLEGYQDDEIELVYLTLYGEEPSEYSIKGLSKEKIDEIKIISYKDDIINWIENSIKETAEVPIIRETLVQYRSLLLKLTGKEERNLSEELKEMILSNKEYLDILYKLPDVLDNIKVELQLKFWEKLEERLNNSLEKKGKNLLK; translated from the coding sequence ATGTGGAATTATAGAATATTTTTTGAAAATTTAAATTTGATAAATAAAAAATACAAGTTATTAAATTCAAATCAAGAAGATTTTAATATATTTTCTATTTTAAGAAATGAATATGATGAAGTGAATCTTCATTCAAGATTTTTAGTGGAATTATTAAAAAATAAAAATTATGGGAAGAAAATTCTTGAATTATTTTTAGAAAAATTAGGAGTAGAGGGAATTAAAGTCAAAAAATATCAAGTTTTTTCAGAGTATTCAGTTAAACAAAATGGAAGAATAGATATTTTATTCAAATTATATTCAGATGAAAAGAGAAAAATAATTATAATTGAAAATAAAATATATGCTGGAGACCAATATGAACAATTAAAAAGATACTATGATTCTATGAGATTAGAAGGGTATCAAGATGATGAAATAGAATTAGTTTATCTAACTCTTTATGGAGAAGAACCAAGTGAATATAGTATAAAAGGATTATCAAAAGAAAAAATTGATGAAATAAAAATAATTTCATATAAAGATGATATTATAAATTGGATTGAAAATTCTATTAAAGAAACTGCAGAAGTTCCAATAATAAGAGAAACACTTGTTCAATATAGAAGCTTATTATTAAAATTAACAGGTAAAGAGGAGAGAAATTTGAGTGAAGAATTGAAAGAGATGATTTTATCAAATAAGGAGTATTTAGATATTTTATATAAACTACCAGATGTATTAGATAATATAAAAGTAGAATTACAATTAAAATTTTGGGAGAAATTAGAGGAGAGATTGAATA
- the rbr gene encoding rubrerythrin, producing the protein MCKQPASVFEEVKEGKKSENKYAGTKTEKNLMEAFAGESQARNKYTYFAEIAKREGYEQLAEIFLSTARNEQEHARLWFDALGHIGNTAENLLSAAEGENYEWTDMYDRFAKDADEEGFHELAEKFRQVAAIEKTHEERYLALLKNVEMQKVFEKGVQVMWECRICGHLVVGPKAPEVCPVCNYSQSYFEIRKENY; encoded by the coding sequence ATTTGTAAGCAGCCAGCTTCTGTATTTGAAGAGGTAAAAGAAGGAAAAAAATCTGAAAATAAATATGCTGGAACAAAAACTGAAAAAAATCTAATGGAAGCTTTTGCTGGAGAAAGCCAAGCTAGAAATAAATATACTTACTTTGCTGAAATAGCTAAAAGAGAAGGATATGAGCAATTAGCAGAAATTTTCTTATCAACAGCTAGAAATGAACAAGAGCATGCAAGACTTTGGTTTGATGCTTTAGGACATATTGGAAATACAGCTGAGAATTTATTATCTGCCGCAGAAGGAGAAAACTATGAGTGGACAGATATGTATGATAGATTTGCTAAGGATGCTGATGAGGAAGGATTCCATGAATTGGCAGAAAAATTCCGTCAAGTAGCTGCTATAGAAAAAACTCATGAAGAGCGTTATCTGGCTCTATTAAAGAATGTAGAGATGCAAAAAGTATTTGAAAAAGGTGTACAAGTAATGTGGGAATGCCGTATTTGTGGACACTTAGTAGTAGGACCTAAGGCTCCAGAAGTTTGTCCAGTATGTAATTACTCACAAAGCTATTTTGAAATTAGAAAAGAAAACTACTAA
- a CDS encoding LemA family protein has protein sequence MIVLLVILGLVILLVLIGIGYQNKFVKLQERVKNSWSQIDVQLQKRFDLIPNLVEVVKGYATHEKETLERVVAARTHYTTAGTVDEKIKASGELGSVLSRLMMVSESYPELKANTNFLDLQNQLKDIENKIGFARQFYNDTVTAYNQAIRMIPGNIFAGMFNFKEEPLFKVESEVREASKVKF, from the coding sequence ATGATAGTATTATTAGTAATTTTGGGATTAGTTATTTTATTAGTTTTAATAGGAATAGGATATCAAAATAAATTTGTAAAATTACAAGAGAGAGTAAAAAATTCTTGGAGTCAAATAGATGTACAACTTCAAAAAAGATTTGATTTGATACCTAATCTTGTAGAGGTTGTAAAGGGATATGCAACTCATGAAAAGGAAACTTTAGAAAGAGTAGTAGCTGCTAGAACTCATTATACTACTGCTGGAACAGTTGATGAAAAAATAAAAGCAAGTGGAGAGTTAGGAAGTGTATTGAGTAGACTTATGATGGTATCAGAAAGTTATCCAGAGTTGAAAGCTAATACAAATTTTTTAGATTTACAAAATCAATTAAAAGATATAGAAAATAAAATAGGGTTTGCTCGTCAATTTTATAATGACACTGTAACTGCTTATAATCAGGCTATCAGAATGATACCTGGAAATATTTTTGCAGGAATGTTTAATTTTAAAGAGGAGCCATTATTTAAGGTAGAAAGTGAAGTTAGAGAGGCATCAAAGGTAAAATTTTAG
- a CDS encoding DUF2207 domain-containing protein, translated as MVKKILVLSLLLFTTIFGRTAYEIESLDIVANIERDGSLEVEERVIYDIGEINGILYNIDALGYGKFTDLQIFYEDDGEFKQARNNTAPSEGNFTVSVDDGLYKIKLCAPSQNERKEFIFRYNLTRGVTVYRDIAQLNRKMVGKEWQNSIGNISVTVNLPENVKKDDIYAFGHGPLTGNIEILDGKSVRYTLNDYRPGEFLEVNLLFPKNILTSFNPLLMKNKSALKEILDMEGKLAKEANDARKRAIIGFYLGRVVLVLAVAWWLFLVVFIYLKNSKRYKVENEYGEYFRELPDDYSPSIAGTLVSRNLYPSGRELFAMLLDLVRKGHLKLEEGEKTTTLILQESGKPLSEEEKFILNWYIRELGDGEKIVLESVEALIKGRGGAKEFNRNYERWRTIVYSDMLEKNLKMDKRDKFSTSLGIFTGIAYFIGGGMLVVYFQSELFILMILLGFILLPYTFSRKRASLEKEKAISRWEAFKKFLVDYSNLEEAKLASIELWEHYFVYAVALGVAEKVAKGYSKIMSKKGEESTIIGGRGYRNNSLMNMYLYSHAFRSMERNTSFVAQRAMESVAKSSRSSARGSGGGFSGGSSGGGGGRSGGGAF; from the coding sequence ATGGTTAAGAAAATTTTAGTGTTATCATTACTACTCTTTACTACTATATTTGGTCGTACAGCTTATGAGATAGAAAGCTTGGATATAGTGGCTAATATTGAAAGAGATGGAAGTCTTGAAGTAGAGGAAAGAGTTATCTATGATATAGGGGAAATAAATGGAATTTTATACAATATAGATGCTTTGGGATATGGAAAATTCACTGATTTACAAATATTTTATGAAGATGATGGGGAGTTTAAGCAAGCTAGAAATAATACAGCTCCAAGTGAAGGAAATTTTACTGTAAGTGTAGATGATGGGTTGTATAAGATAAAGCTTTGTGCACCTAGTCAAAATGAGAGAAAAGAGTTTATCTTTAGATATAACTTGACAAGAGGAGTTACTGTATATAGAGATATTGCTCAACTCAATAGAAAAATGGTAGGAAAAGAGTGGCAAAACTCAATAGGAAATATAAGTGTAACTGTAAATCTTCCTGAAAATGTAAAAAAAGATGATATATATGCCTTTGGACATGGACCTCTCACTGGAAATATAGAGATATTAGATGGAAAAAGTGTAAGATATACATTAAATGATTATCGTCCAGGGGAGTTTTTAGAGGTAAATCTACTTTTTCCTAAAAATATTTTAACAAGTTTTAATCCACTTCTTATGAAAAATAAAAGTGCTTTAAAAGAGATATTGGATATGGAAGGAAAATTGGCTAAAGAGGCTAATGATGCTAGAAAAAGAGCTATTATAGGTTTTTATCTAGGGAGAGTAGTTTTAGTTCTAGCTGTGGCTTGGTGGCTATTCTTAGTAGTATTTATCTATCTAAAAAATAGCAAGAGATATAAAGTAGAAAATGAGTATGGAGAGTATTTTAGAGAGTTACCAGATGATTATTCTCCATCAATAGCAGGAACTTTGGTATCTAGAAATCTATATCCAAGTGGTAGAGAGCTTTTTGCTATGTTATTGGACTTGGTAAGAAAGGGACATTTAAAACTAGAAGAGGGAGAAAAAACAACTACATTGATATTACAAGAGAGTGGTAAACCCCTAAGTGAAGAGGAAAAGTTTATATTGAATTGGTATATTAGAGAACTAGGAGATGGAGAGAAAATAGTTTTAGAAAGTGTAGAAGCCTTAATAAAAGGAAGAGGTGGAGCAAAGGAGTTCAATAGAAACTATGAGAGATGGAGAACTATTGTCTACTCAGATATGCTAGAGAAAAATCTAAAGATGGATAAGAGAGATAAATTTTCTACATCTTTAGGAATATTTACAGGGATAGCTTATTTTATAGGTGGAGGAATGTTAGTAGTATATTTTCAAAGTGAACTTTTTATATTAATGATTTTATTAGGATTTATATTACTGCCATATACTTTTTCTAGAAAAAGAGCTAGTTTAGAAAAAGAGAAAGCTATTTCAAGATGGGAAGCTTTTAAAAAGTTTTTAGTAGATTACAGTAACTTAGAAGAGGCAAAGTTAGCTTCTATTGAGTTATGGGAGCACTATTTTGTCTATGCTGTTGCCCTTGGAGTAGCTGAAAAAGTAGCAAAAGGATATAGTAAGATTATGTCTAAAAAAGGAGAAGAATCTACTATTATAGGTGGAAGAGGTTATAGAAATAATTCTCTTATGAATATGTATCTATATAGTCATGCCTTTAGAAGTATGGAAAGAAATACAAGTTTTGTAGCTCAAAGAGCTATGGAAAGTGTAGCTAAGTCTTCTCGTTCTTCAGCAAGAGGAAGTGGGGGAGGATTTAGTGGAGGCTCATCTGGTGGCGGTGGAGGCCGTAGTGGTGGAGGAGCTTTCTAA
- a CDS encoding carboxypeptidase M32 produces the protein MEKKLQEFREKIKEKKMIEGALEVLQWDLETTTPKKGKDYIAEIVGYLSMKEYNLTTSQEFEDCVEYLGNNIEKLNEVERKEIEELKEDIEKMKKIPPQEYQEYSELVARTQGVWEEAKAENNYNKYKGNLAKIFEYTIKFANYHRKDEKNLYDVILQDYEKGMTSEKLDEFFSLLKGEIVPLLKKIKEVGNPEKKLLQKIEIEKQKKFNRFIGEYLGFDFDRGVGAESEHPFTMNITKNDVRLTTKYIEDNPMSAVFSTIHETGHGIYEQQIGDNLQGTILGSGGSMGIHESQSRFYENIIGRDLHFWKGLCEKAKEEFTFLKDISLEDFYREINLVEPSLIRVDADELTYSLHIMVRYEIEKGIIDGSIDVEDLPKVWKEKMEEYLGVVPSTDSEGVMQDVHWSAGLVGYFPSYALGSAYSAQIYNTMKKELNVDEILESGEMYKIREWLGEKIHKYGKLKETPEIIKEVTGEDLNPKYYIEYLRDKYSKIYNI, from the coding sequence ATGGAGAAAAAGTTACAGGAATTTAGAGAAAAGATAAAAGAGAAGAAAATGATAGAGGGAGCATTAGAGGTATTACAATGGGATTTAGAGACTACTACTCCCAAAAAAGGAAAGGATTATATAGCTGAGATAGTAGGATATTTGAGTATGAAAGAGTATAATCTAACAACTTCACAGGAGTTTGAAGATTGTGTAGAGTACTTAGGAAATAATATTGAAAAATTAAATGAGGTGGAGAGAAAAGAGATAGAGGAGTTAAAAGAGGATATTGAGAAGATGAAAAAGATACCTCCTCAAGAGTACCAAGAATATTCAGAATTAGTAGCTAGAACTCAAGGTGTTTGGGAAGAGGCAAAGGCAGAAAATAATTACAATAAATATAAAGGAAATTTAGCTAAGATTTTTGAATATACTATAAAATTTGCTAATTATCATAGAAAAGATGAAAAAAATCTCTATGACGTAATTTTACAAGATTATGAGAAAGGAATGACAAGTGAAAAATTAGATGAATTTTTCTCATTATTAAAAGGGGAGATAGTACCACTTCTTAAAAAAATAAAAGAAGTAGGAAATCCAGAGAAAAAACTTCTTCAAAAAATAGAAATAGAGAAACAGAAAAAATTTAATAGATTTATAGGAGAGTATTTGGGATTTGATTTTGATAGAGGAGTAGGAGCAGAGAGTGAACATCCATTTACTATGAATATTACCAAAAATGATGTAAGGCTTACTACTAAATATATAGAGGATAATCCTATGTCAGCGGTATTTAGTACAATACATGAGACAGGACATGGAATATATGAACAACAGATAGGAGATAACTTGCAGGGAACTATCTTAGGAAGTGGTGGTTCTATGGGAATACATGAATCTCAATCAAGATTTTATGAGAATATTATAGGTAGAGATTTACATTTTTGGAAGGGACTTTGTGAAAAAGCAAAAGAGGAGTTTACTTTCTTAAAAGATATATCCCTTGAAGATTTTTATAGAGAGATAAATTTAGTTGAACCATCACTTATTAGAGTTGATGCAGATGAGTTAACTTATTCACTACACATTATGGTAAGATATGAGATAGAAAAAGGTATAATAGATGGAAGTATAGATGTAGAGGATTTACCAAAAGTTTGGAAGGAGAAGATGGAGGAGTACTTAGGAGTAGTACCATCTACAGATAGTGAAGGAGTTATGCAAGATGTACATTGGTCAGCTGGACTTGTAGGATATTTTCCATCTTATGCTTTGGGTAGTGCTTACTCAGCTCAAATATATAATACTATGAAAAAAGAGCTAAATGTAGATGAGATTTTAGAGAGTGGAGAGATGTATAAGATAAGAGAATGGTTAGGAGAAAAAATTCATAAATATGGAAAATTAAAAGAGACTCCAGAGATAATAAAAGAGGTAACAGGAGAGGATTTAAATCCTAAATACTATATAGAGTATTTAAGAGATAAATACAGCAAAATATATAATATTTAG
- a CDS encoding thermonuclease family protein, with translation MKKIFTIILSLILSIFSYALDVFVEKVSDGDSFVAKYNGKKIRVRMYGVDAPELKQKHGKESKEYLENLILGKKVELKVLYEDKYKRKIARVYYKNKEINLEMLRSGNVWFYEYHAKKEKEYRRAYEEARKEKKGIWKDINPENPRDFRLRNKRR, from the coding sequence ATGAAGAAAATTTTTACAATAATATTGAGCTTAATTCTTTCAATATTTTCCTATGCTTTAGATGTCTTTGTAGAAAAGGTATCTGATGGAGATAGCTTTGTAGCAAAATATAATGGAAAAAAAATAAGAGTTAGAATGTATGGTGTAGATGCTCCAGAACTTAAGCAAAAGCATGGTAAAGAGTCGAAGGAGTATCTTGAAAATCTGATTCTTGGGAAAAAAGTAGAATTAAAAGTATTATATGAAGATAAGTATAAAAGAAAGATAGCGAGGGTTTACTATAAGAATAAAGAGATAAACTTAGAGATGCTAAGAAGTGGAAATGTATGGTTTTATGAGTATCATGCTAAAAAGGAAAAAGAGTATAGAAGAGCTTATGAGGAAGCTAGAAAAGAGAAAAAAGGAATTTGGAAAGATATAAATCCAGAAAATCCAAGGGATTTTAGATTGAGGAATAAAAGAAGATAG
- a CDS encoding mechanosensitive ion channel family protein: MNKFINEVFSKLADKKILVNFTVELIFFILKLAFCIFIYYVAIKVLKKMTPLFNLKKKEDLVVDKSLKSFIKSILNVGIHAILITICLLIMGVKESSLLAFFGTLGIGVGLALKDNLSNFAGGIIILLFKTYKVGDEVNISDEMGYIDDIDIFSTTIKTHNNDLVMIPNGMIISNKVINYTKTPIRRLKFIIGIAYDADIDVARKALEDLLRENPLVLKEPAVYSHVDSYGDSSINIALKGWTSNENYWTVYKETMNGIKKALDNVNVEIPFPQMDISIKNPKMDINLNKD; the protein is encoded by the coding sequence ATGAATAAATTTATAAATGAGGTATTTTCAAAATTAGCAGATAAAAAAATCTTAGTTAATTTTACTGTAGAATTAATATTTTTTATTTTAAAATTGGCATTTTGTATCTTTATATATTATGTAGCTATAAAGGTATTAAAAAAAATGACACCACTATTTAATCTAAAAAAGAAAGAGGATTTAGTAGTAGATAAATCTTTAAAGAGTTTTATCAAATCAATACTAAATGTAGGTATACATGCTATTTTAATAACCATATGTTTACTTATAATGGGGGTAAAGGAGAGTAGTTTACTTGCTTTCTTTGGAACTTTAGGAATAGGTGTAGGTTTAGCACTAAAGGATAACCTTTCTAACTTTGCAGGAGGGATAATCATTCTATTATTTAAAACTTATAAAGTAGGAGATGAGGTAAATATAAGTGATGAGATGGGATATATAGATGATATAGATATATTTTCGACAACAATAAAGACTCATAACAACGATTTGGTAATGATACCTAATGGAATGATAATCTCTAATAAAGTAATAAACTATACTAAGACACCAATTAGAAGATTAAAATTTATAATAGGTATAGCTTATGATGCTGATATAGATGTAGCTAGAAAAGCATTAGAGGATTTATTGAGAGAAAATCCTTTGGTACTAAAGGAGCCAGCAGTATATTCCCATGTAGATTCATATGGAGATAGTTCAATAAATATAGCTTTAAAAGGTTGGACATCAAATGAGAATTATTGGACAGTATATAAAGAGACAATGAATGGAATAAAGAAAGCTTTAGATAATGTAAATGTAGAGATTCCATTTCCACAAATGGATATTAGTATAAAAAATCCTAAGATGGATATTAATTTGAATAAGGATTAG
- a CDS encoding glycogen synthase, with amino-acid sequence MKVLFATGEAWPFIKTGGLGDVAYSLPKALKEKGIDARVILPKYGQIPEKYRYNMKHLGHKKIWASHYDAYVGIESYELEGITYYFVDNMQYFTRTKVYGELDDCERFTFFAKAVVETFDITGFTPDIIHCNDWHTALTPIYLLERGLTNIKTVFTIHNLRFQGFFPNQEIEETLEIDRNKYYQEDGLKYYDMISFLKGGVVYSDYITTVSETYAQEIKTPEYGEGIDGLFRKFDYKLAGIVNGIDGNVFKLSNKSKKEMKAKLQKELGLEVDPDVPLVAIVSRLDRQKGIDMLTQTFDRMMNLGIQFVLLGSGEAHYENFFRWKESQYSKKVCAYIGFNQSLSIDVYEGADIFLMPSLFEPCGLSQMIAMRYGTIPLVRETGGLKDTVTPYNEVTGEGDGFGFQEPNGEVLLKMLSYAISIYKDKKQWDNIIKHAKARDNSWDISADKYIEVYKKITK; translated from the coding sequence ATGAAGGTACTTTTTGCTACTGGAGAAGCTTGGCCATTTATAAAAACAGGTGGACTAGGAGATGTAGCATACTCACTACCAAAGGCTCTAAAAGAAAAAGGGATAGATGCTAGAGTTATACTACCAAAGTATGGACAAATTCCTGAAAAGTATAGATATAATATGAAGCATTTAGGACATAAAAAAATTTGGGCATCACACTATGATGCTTATGTAGGAATAGAGAGTTATGAACTTGAAGGAATTACTTACTATTTTGTAGATAATATGCAATACTTTACAAGAACCAAAGTATATGGAGAGCTAGATGATTGTGAAAGATTTACTTTTTTCGCTAAGGCAGTAGTAGAGACTTTTGATATTACAGGATTTACTCCAGATATTATCCATTGTAATGATTGGCATACAGCTCTTACTCCAATATATCTATTAGAAAGAGGACTCACTAATATAAAAACAGTCTTCACTATCCATAACTTAAGATTCCAAGGATTTTTCCCTAATCAAGAGATTGAGGAAACACTAGAGATAGATAGAAATAAATATTACCAAGAAGATGGACTTAAATATTATGATATGATATCTTTCTTAAAAGGTGGAGTAGTTTACTCTGACTATATAACAACAGTTAGTGAAACTTATGCTCAAGAGATAAAAACTCCAGAGTATGGAGAGGGAATAGATGGACTATTTAGAAAATTTGATTACAAACTAGCTGGAATAGTAAATGGAATAGATGGAAATGTATTTAAGTTAAGTAACAAATCTAAAAAAGAGATGAAAGCTAAACTACAAAAAGAGTTAGGATTAGAAGTGGACCCAGATGTGCCATTAGTAGCAATAGTATCAAGACTTGATAGACAAAAAGGTATTGATATGTTAACTCAAACTTTTGATAGAATGATGAATTTAGGAATTCAATTTGTTTTACTTGGAAGTGGAGAAGCTCATTATGAAAACTTCTTTAGATGGAAAGAGAGTCAATATTCTAAAAAAGTTTGTGCTTATATAGGATTTAACCAATCACTATCAATAGATGTATATGAAGGTGCTGATATATTTCTAATGCCATCACTATTTGAGCCTTGTGGACTTTCTCAAATGATAGCTATGAGATATGGGACAATACCTCTAGTTAGAGAAACAGGAGGATTAAAAGATACTGTTACTCCATACAATGAAGTTACTGGTGAAGGAGATGGATTTGGTTTTCAAGAGCCTAATGGAGAGGTATTATTAAAGATGCTTTCTTATGCTATATCTATCTATAAAGATAAAAAGCAATGGGATAATATTATAAAACATGCTAAGGCTAGAGATAATAGTTGGGATATCTCAGCTGATAAGTATATAGAGGTTTATAAAAAGATTACTAAATAA